A genomic region of Pseudoalteromonas rubra contains the following coding sequences:
- a CDS encoding IS3 family transposase, which translates to MLLLEERHPRWGLPMLFERLRHQGKAWNKKRVERVYNMLKLNLRRKRKRRAPTCSQSR; encoded by the coding sequence TTGTTATTGCTTGAAGAGCGCCACCCTCGCTGGGGTTTGCCTATGTTGTTTGAACGACTGCGACATCAGGGCAAAGCATGGAACAAGAAGCGTGTTGAACGAGTTTACAATATGCTAAAGCTCAACCTGAGGAGAAAAAGAAAGCGCCGTGCTCCGACATGCAGCCAGAGCCGTTGA
- a CDS encoding GGDEF domain-containing phosphodiesterase has product MSSLSRFFLLEEETQSPSEVPNWRVSALRIILVTGLLLCLGIFINSLPAALAFELNYVLALTSGFTLTIGVLLTLSRSAYQLCAHLLMIAIVAAGVAIKLFIPLLPLAQLGSIFVYITPILALLLLGKRTAIFYAALNIVPFLMIVQQVNVSMIPSGERMLVDGDIYIHFLLFFFFNCTVPLAVWRTSLAASRLNLHMASNNELLASQKQIYQRFFQKSFHAIVLVDQQFNIVEANEKARRLLGIQTQPLPCNFARVTQDDLSRLLNNNDLIEADLNTFHVGESTIELASREYHSEQLCAWYLNDVSDQHQLQQDLLALDVAHQQAKYFDARTNLPNKTWLTEQLQVHIDRGRPFALLIAENLNKHVLDYLIDGELHKHLYGHINQVAEHDPSLLDQIAYIGAGRLAIIIEPDAPVLEVAQRWHQHLDFWLKLGQHQFHARYAVGIATYPEHGYIPERLLKNAQQACELRGAGDDLAIFDHGTRRQTLARHEMALLLEKALEHDELQIVLQSKHDNTHSIIGYEALARWHSPLLGWVSPGEFVPIAEEFGLVNQLTQRILHKVCHTLQSHPDIHVPIAINISSRDIACEQFARNTLAIVHSYGLNPRMFEFELTEYSFADDHNQIMEALDKMGFSLSIDDFGIGYSNIARVLASPIKRLKLDRSLVTQITSDQKQQALLLGILTMCDNLGIAALAEGVETREQLNKLLELGVKEFQGYWFSRPVAVEQVLANSHEASAT; this is encoded by the coding sequence TTGAGTTCTTTAAGCCGCTTTTTCTTACTTGAGGAAGAAACCCAATCGCCAAGCGAGGTGCCTAACTGGCGTGTCAGTGCACTGCGCATTATATTGGTGACCGGACTTTTATTGTGTCTGGGGATCTTTATCAACAGCTTGCCTGCTGCACTGGCATTTGAACTTAATTATGTTCTGGCGCTTACATCGGGCTTTACACTCACCATAGGTGTGTTGCTTACGCTGAGCCGCAGTGCCTACCAGTTGTGTGCTCACCTGCTGATGATTGCCATTGTGGCCGCCGGAGTGGCCATTAAACTGTTTATCCCCTTGTTGCCCCTTGCTCAGCTTGGTTCCATTTTTGTTTACATCACGCCTATTCTGGCTTTACTGCTGCTGGGTAAGCGAACCGCGATTTTTTACGCAGCATTGAATATCGTCCCGTTTCTGATGATAGTACAACAGGTTAATGTCTCGATGATCCCGTCAGGTGAGCGCATGCTGGTAGACGGAGACATTTACATTCATTTTTTATTGTTTTTCTTCTTTAATTGCACGGTGCCGCTGGCCGTGTGGCGCACTAGTCTGGCCGCCAGCCGACTGAACTTGCATATGGCAAGCAATAACGAACTACTGGCTTCTCAGAAACAAATCTATCAACGCTTCTTTCAAAAATCATTTCACGCCATTGTGCTGGTAGACCAGCAATTTAATATTGTTGAAGCCAATGAAAAAGCACGCCGATTATTGGGGATCCAAACTCAACCCCTGCCCTGCAATTTCGCTCGCGTAACTCAGGACGACCTGAGTCGATTGCTCAACAACAACGACCTGATCGAAGCAGATCTGAATACCTTTCATGTCGGCGAAAGTACGATAGAGCTGGCGTCGCGGGAATATCATTCCGAGCAACTGTGTGCCTGGTATCTTAATGACGTCTCCGATCAGCATCAGCTTCAGCAGGATCTGCTGGCGTTGGATGTCGCCCACCAGCAAGCCAAATACTTTGATGCCCGGACTAACTTACCGAATAAAACCTGGCTTACCGAGCAATTACAGGTGCATATTGATCGCGGCCGGCCATTTGCCCTGCTGATTGCTGAAAACCTCAACAAGCATGTATTGGATTACCTGATTGATGGAGAGCTGCACAAACACTTATATGGCCACATTAATCAGGTGGCTGAGCACGACCCCAGTTTGCTCGATCAGATTGCTTATATTGGTGCCGGAAGACTGGCTATTATTATCGAGCCCGATGCACCAGTGCTGGAAGTAGCACAACGCTGGCATCAGCATCTCGATTTCTGGCTGAAGCTGGGTCAACATCAGTTCCACGCCCGTTATGCTGTGGGCATTGCCACCTACCCTGAGCATGGCTATATCCCCGAACGCCTGCTGAAAAATGCCCAGCAGGCTTGTGAATTACGTGGTGCAGGCGATGATCTGGCCATCTTTGACCACGGCACCCGGCGTCAGACGCTGGCACGCCACGAAATGGCCCTATTGCTTGAAAAAGCACTGGAACATGACGAGTTGCAAATTGTTTTACAAAGCAAGCACGATAACACCCATTCGATAATTGGCTATGAAGCCCTGGCCCGCTGGCACAGCCCCTTGCTGGGCTGGGTATCTCCCGGAGAGTTTGTGCCCATTGCTGAGGAATTTGGCCTGGTTAATCAACTGACACAGCGCATACTGCACAAAGTGTGTCATACCTTACAGAGCCACCCGGATATTCACGTGCCTATCGCCATCAACATCAGCTCCCGAGACATTGCCTGCGAGCAGTTTGCCCGCAACACACTGGCCATAGTGCACAGCTATGGCCTGAATCCGCGCATGTTTGAATTTGAGCTCACCGAGTATAGTTTTGCCGATGATCACAACCAGATCATGGAAGCCCTGGATAAAATGGGGTTCAGCCTGAGTATTGATGACTTCGGGATAGGGTATTCCAATATTGCACGTGTACTGGCCTCACCCATTAAGCGACTCAAACTGGACCGCTCTTTGGTCACGCAGATCACCTCAGACCAAAAACAACAGGCGCTGTTGCTGGGGATCCTGACCATGTGTGATAACCTCGGTATTGCGGCACTGGCAGAGGGCGTTGAAACCCGGGAGCAGCTGAATAAACTGCTCGAACTTGGGGTTAAAGAGTTTCAAGGCTACTGGTTTAGTCGCCCAGTCGCCGTTGAGCAGGTGCTGGCGAACTCACACGAAGCCTCGGCCACTTAA